The nucleotide window CCTGCCCCGATGGGGCGCTTGCGCCGTCAGGCGGCTGTGCAAGGCCTTTGCGCTCTGCGTCCTGCCTTGCGATCTTTCGCAGCAATGCCTGGGTGTCGCGGTAAACATTCAGAAAACCGGCGGCAATGCCAATAAACAGAAAAATCAGTTTGCCCCAGGGGCTCGTATGCAGCCAGTAGTCTATGCCGTAGCCTATGGCGAAGCCAACCGCCGGGCCGCTGACCAGATGCAGGCCGATAACCCCGGTATTCGCCATGGCTTCAAGGCCGCTTTGCTGCTGCTTCAGAAAGTCCT belongs to Desulfovibrio sp. and includes:
- a CDS encoding AtpZ/AtpI family protein — protein: MSFKDFLKQQQSGLEAMANTGVIGLHLVSGPAVGFAIGYGIDYWLHTSPWGKLIFLFIGIAAGFLNVYRDTQALLRKIARQDAERKGLAQPPDGASAPSGQGKAESRDRQEEHDTQP